In a single window of the Papaver somniferum cultivar HN1 chromosome 8, ASM357369v1, whole genome shotgun sequence genome:
- the LOC113302302 gene encoding uncharacterized protein LOC113302302: MLSIENNNPDLSCSSHKISGLKNHERGTTDTVTLEQQQQDHTDLSQSGLTDYDNHHHLPTFSLRDYVFTARRKGIEKSWPFPQQYLDICLKHGVRDPLPPFEPPDSVRNLCLRNQSLVEVNSLRKDEENVILDEESLHKKFKSCERNHQSVLRFSDQTRTLLQEPKKLTSGPTGKDLCPGLHEIDEETVPTIITNPLSKKERLSVSRLAACSREVATTSSKASKEHQVPVASKKSRKVIEPTSKKCKVVEKSGVVSNPSRTEDTVSNTAIISESMASKVCPVCKTFLSTSNTTLNAHIDQCLAVGSTSSKLDVNITPSKHKIKLVKKRLMVDIYKTAIRSTLEVLDRRNGSNWAVESKTPTPDAEVCTEGKRRRLSQTYPEDIGDESAVYLDSNGRKILILSKLDEVPVPRSGEDSKGKRPLNESKEKNMGLVGKVKCVGSKDGKHLKFKPQNKKTCSLSRTELIRGTGDEKDGMNVNFEEDPMPELPKARDSSVVELKQWVCSKRTGLSTKLDGKDACRGLRYISLTRNPLVENIQSNVSNSPEEILQNPPTPKFDKEVAGSPKATVNRFNCLNEGITSYTHGCTLKLSRTSKNLVTSPRSKRVEVQSVAIAETSASLPKRKAVYPSVEPSFSKSKPYEGEKSCIWKKSRMHRSTTKTREQVKTVWSDVNGQYSRMDDSSENNRRSLDQIRGGHESNRPNKFARSEEIDMCISDVAVSQQESEKSGRKKTKVLGGLESEPKAPTVSSHVEVHFRTGFFPEKLNDMEFAAEETSFSGKDATMEHLPPNARSNCYQSCGSEAWGLSSEQTVCDGQQGLSYSRNVIDVTQRTYMAPNVDFYKVDRGNSFVENEHTECGSEQISIPGPPGFFLPSPGEDINSDVHVDSSSLTSNRLPSSQDRSVLLDRDSSGSPVSATSTISHLHTHTISDSDCAEPNPVVGSPSVLEKLVNNLSSNGNNTKPPMIRDVNPFSCSPNMVNAQRNLGMLSRKDTKKSMVAESLKFSDDQSPCCCSKKERIPWDDSITYQAPLPRQHHMGPSVSPSVGSQMNYNPKSRPELGFASYSNCSSSKFNENTHPMLDSYRDSVSLRTYRDAASKFPSHHEFSFTNSSSQSHHHTQSPSNPVLRLMGKNLMVVSKEDDSSSQLKTTAPDSNYSTQRGFPTGNMTTTDEDFSSFYHMTSNGSVIFNKCRRDEAMDRVDVNLCESSRNRSHSSHRNSQPLAENHYVNNHYVGGLTGSFLPHQSPKGVMDHTQSSNLQKNFVGRSNSHFRYNDERGTAAPQHNLNSAYVATSFNRDVIVIDDSPDNEDAKLGREFTGESRQQYSPAAMGIPNQDPNSRQGNPLYRYQSVNHFSPREASVGTYPMLWAAGAMDNPAKPQVENSNSRGSGVGLHSSLGPVFGH; encoded by the exons ATGTTATCCATTGAAAATAACAATCCAGATCTCTCATGTTCTTCTCACAAGATTTCAGGACTGAAAAATCATGAAAGGGGTACAACTGATACAGTTACtttggaacaacaacaacaagatcatacaGATCTGTCACAGTCAGGCCTTACTGATTATGATAATCACCATCACCTTCCCACCTTCTCTTTAAG AGATTATGTGTTTACAGCTAGACGAAAAGGTATTGAGAAGAGCTGGCCTTTCCCTCAACAGTATCTAGATATTTGTTTAAAGCATGGAGTTAGAGATCCATTACCACCTTTCGAACCTCCTGATTCAGTAAGAAACCTTTGTCTTCGTAACCAAAGTTTAGTTGAAGTTAATTCGCTCAGAAAGGATGAAGAGAACGTTATTTTAGATGAAGAATCCCTTCATAAAAAGTTCAAGTCTTGCGAACGCAATCATCAGTCTGTTTTGAGATTTTCAGATCAAACACGAACTCTGTTGCAAGAACCGAAGAAGTTAACATCGGGACCTACCGGCAAAGATTTGTGTCCAGGTTTGCATGAGATTGACGAAGAAACTGTACCGACAATAATTACTAATCCTCTATCTAAAAAGGAGAGACTTTCTGTAAGTAGACTCGCTGCTTGTTCCAGAGAAGTAGCAACCACTTCTTCAAAAGCCTCGAAAGAACATCAAGTTCCAGTAGCATCAAAGAAGAGCAGAAAGGTCATTGAACCAACTTCTAAGAAGTGTAAAGTAGTTGAGAAATCGGGTGTAGTATCTAATCCCAGTCGTACAGAAGATACCGTGTCAAACACAGCGATCATATCTGAATCTATGGCTTCCAAAGTCTGCCCTGTTTGTAAGACATTCTTGTCTACCTCGAACACCACTTTGAATGCTCACATTGACCAGTGCCTAGCAGTGGGATCGACATCGTCCAAGTTAGATGTGAATATTACGCCAAGCAAACATAAAATAAAGCTGGTGAAgaagaggttgatggtggatatctACAAAACTGCCATACGATCCACTCTTGAAGTCCTCGATAGGAGAAACGGTTCAAATTGGGCTGTAGAGTCGAAGACTCCTACACCAGATGCTGAGGTTTGTACTGAAGGCAAAAGGCGAAGGCTCTCCCAAACATATCCCGAGGATATCGGTGATGAAAGTGCAGTATATTTAGACTCGAATGGTAGAAAAATTCTAATCCTATCAAAACTTGATGAGGTACCAGTTCCGAGATCAGGTGAGGATTCCAAAGGAAAGAGGCCATTAAATGAGAGCAAAGAAAAGAATATGGGTTTGGTCGGAAAGGTTAAATGTGTTGGATCAAAAGATGGTAAACATCTGAAATTCAAGCCTCAAAACAAAAAGACATGCTCTCTCAGTCGAACCGAG CTGATTCGTGGCACTGGGGATGAGAAAGATGGCATGAACGTTAATTTTGAGGAGGACCCTATGCCAGAACTTCCAAAGGCTCGTGACAGTTCCGTTGTTGAGTTAAAGCAATGGGTATGCTCTAAAAGGACTGGTTTGTCTACGAAGTTAGATGGAAAAGATGCTTGTCGAGGATTAAGATATATATCACTGACACGAAACCCATTAGTTGAGAATATTCAGTCAAATGTCAGCAACTCTCCTGAGGAGATACTCCAAAATCCTCCTACTCCAAAATTTGACAAAGAGGTGGCTGGGTCTCCAAAAGCCACTGTAAATCGTTTTAACTGCTTGAATGAGGGTATCACTTCTTATACACATGGATGTACTCTGAAATTGTCAAGGACTTCCAAAAATCTCGTTACTTCTCCAAGGAGCAAGAGAGTAGAGGTCCAAAGTGTAGCCATTGCTGAAACGTCTGCCAGTTTGCCCAAGAGGAAGGCTGTATACCCCTCAGTTGAACCATCTTTTTCTAAGTCAAAACCTTATGAAGGGGAGAAAAGCTGTATCTGGAAAAAGTCTCGCATGCATAGATCCACAACGAAGACAAGGGAGCAGGTTAAAACTGTTTGGTCGGATGTGAATGGGCAATACAGTCGGATGGATGATTCTTCGGAAAACAACCGTCGAAGCCTAGATCAAATCCGAGGGGGTCATGAATCTAATAGACCAAACAAATTTGCAAGGAGTGAAGAAATAGATATGTGCATCAGTGATGTAGCGGTATCTCAACAAGAATCAGAAAAATCTGGAAGGAAGAAGACCAAAGTTTTGGGAGGTTTGGAGTCGGAACCCAAAGCTCCAACTGTGTCTTCTCATGTTGAAGTTCATTTTAGGACTGGTTTTTTCCCGGAAAAATTGAATGACATGGAATTTGCTGCTGAAGAAACTTCTTTTAGTGGGAAGGATGCTACTATGGAGCATCTGCCTCCAAATGCTAGATCCAACTGTTACCAATCATGTGGAAGTGAAGCTTGGGGACTTTCTTCTGAACAAACTGTTTGTGATGGTCAACAAGGCTTAAGTTATTCCAGAAATGTGATAGATGTAACTCAAAGAACTTATATGGCACCAAATGTGGATTTTTACAAGGTTGATCGGGGGAACTCTTTTGTAGAAAATGAACACACAGAATGTGGGAGTGAGCAGATATCTATACCAGGACCACCAGGGTTCTTCTTGCCGAGTCCGGGGGAAGATATTAATTCAGATGTTCATGTTGATAGTTCTTCATTAACGTCAAACAGGTTACCATCTTCTCAAGATCGATCTGTGTTACTCGATAGAGATTCTTCAGGATCTCCTGTTTCTGCAACCTCTACAATCTCTCACTTGCATACACATACAATCTCGGATTCAGATTGTGCGGAACCAAATCCAGTTGTCGGATCTCCGTCTGTTCTTGAAAAGCTTGTAAACAATCTCTCATCAAATGGTAACAATACCAAGCCTCCAATGATAAGAGATGTTaacccattttcatgttcaccaaACATGGTAAATGCACAGAGAAATTTGGGTATGCTGAGCCGGAAAGATACTAAAAAATCCATGGTGGCGGAATCTCTGAAATTCTCAGATGATCAATCACCATGTTGTTGCTCAAAGAAGGAGAGAATCCCTTGGGATGATTCTATAACATATCAAGCTCCACTCCCTCGACAACACCACATGGGGCCATCCGTTTCTCCTTCCGTTGGATCACAGATGAATTACAACCCAAAAAGCAGGCCTGAGTTGGGGTTTGCTTCTTACAGCAATTGCTCGAGTTCGAAGTTCAATGAGAATACGCATCCCATGTTGGATTCGTATAGGGATTCTGTTTCTTTGAGGACATATCGAGATGCTGCATCGAAGTTCCCTAGCCATCATGAGTTCAGTTTCACCAATTCATCGTCTCAGTCTCATCATCATACCCAGTCCCCCTCAAATCCTGTGCTGAGATTGATGGGTAAGAACTTAATGGTGGTAAGTAAGGAAGATGATTCATCATCCCAACTCAAAACTACTGCACCAGATTCAAATTATTCGACACAACGTGGTTTTCCTACAGGCAATATGACAACAACTGATGAGGACTTCAGTTCTTTTTATCATATGACTTCCAATGGTTCTGTCATCTTCAACAAATGTCGCCGAGATGAAGCCATGGATCGTGTTGATGTCAATCTTTGTGAAAGTTCACGAAATCGTAGTCATTCTAGCCATAGGAATTCACAACCTCTAGCAGAGAATCATTATGTTAATAATCACTATGTGGGAGGTTTAACTGGATCCTTCTTGCCGCATCAGTCCCCAAAAGGTGTAATGGATCACACGCAGAGTTCTAATCTTCAGAAGAATTTTGTTGGCAGATCAAATTCTCATTTCAGATACAATGACGAAAGAGGTACTGCTGCTCCACAACATAACTTAAATTCTGCTTACGTTGCTACCAGTTTTAACCGTGACGTGATAGTCATCGATGATTCTCCTGACAATGAAGATGCCAAATTAGGAAGGGAATTCACAGGCGAATCTAGGCAGCAGTACTCTCCAGCAGCCATGGGTATTCCCAACCAGGATCCTAATTCGAGACAGGGGAATCCGTTATATCGATACCAGTCAGTGAATCATTTTTCACCGAGGGAAGCATCCGTTGGAACATACCCCATGCTTTGGGCAGCAGGTGCTATGGACAATCCAGCAAAACCTCAGGTAGAGAATAGCAACTCCAGAGGTTCAGGGGTAGGCTTGCACAGTTCTTTAGGTCCAGTATTCGGTCATTAA